Proteins co-encoded in one Pelobates fuscus isolate aPelFus1 chromosome 5, aPelFus1.pri, whole genome shotgun sequence genomic window:
- the LOC134612250 gene encoding protein kinase C theta type-like, whose product MKRTRKRSWKKTEDSQETSDELKQKYRKLNNSSKQQISLGHSSRKRSRSCNEQDIERGREPKRRFIAEERSRDQGLKRYRTSSHDQEEQVIQKRAKVSSFAKLGQKSERKSAGKNGQTSPPRKQALKRSREYDRGEQLMRKRPKLSSSAKLGQKSERKKEEANEPTSDSECGTGESRQSVVEPKKPLPLTISGYQIHKVLGEGGFGKVMLASTKECPTKYIAIKQIDKDRVEEKEIQKEKRILQMASGSPFLCQGLAAFQSQEHAYLVMEYVPGGTLKSYMTGRESLPLAQARFFSASLVCGIQFLHSCGILHGDLKPGNILLDAKGCVKIADFGLSKENIFTHTTTKGLAGTPHYMAPEILSYKRYGQPADWWSFGIILCRMITGQYPFNKKLGRVEYIKKVLSSNPCYPAWLWSDPKDLLNKLLEKDTYTRGVMGRHIRVHPFYRDINWEDLEKGEVSCPFLAFLTRDLDTETSESSFSF is encoded by the exons ATGAAGAGAACAAGAAAACGTTCTTGGAAGAAAACTGAGGACAGTCAGGAAACTTCTGACGAATTAAAACAAAAGTATAGAAAGCTCAATAACAGCTCTAAACAGCAGATATCTCTTGGACATTCCAGCAGAAAGAGAAGCAGGAGCTGCAATGAGCAGGAtattgagagagggagagaacccAAGAGACGGTTCATTGCTGAGGAACGTAGCAGAGATCAGGGCCTAAAACGATACAGGACCTCCAGTCATGATCAGGAGGAGCAGGTCATACAGAAAAGAGCAAAGGTCTCCTCATTTGCCAAACTGGGTCAGAAAAGTGAGAGAAAGTCTGCTGGAAAGAATGGTCAGACATCTCCACCCAGAAAGCAAGCCCTGAAACGAAGCAGGGAATACGATCGAGGCGAGCAGCTCATGCGGAAAAGACCAAAGCTCTCCTCATCTGCCAAACTGGGTCAGAAAAGTGAGCGAAAGAAAGAGGAAGCAAACGAGCCAACGAGTGACAGTGAATGTGGTACAG GAGAAAGTAGACAGTCTGTGGTAGAACCAAAGAAGCCACTACCTCTGACAATCTCCGGTTATCAAATCCACAAAGTGCTGGGAGAAGGGGGCTTTGGAAAG GTGATGCTTGCTTCCACCAAGGAATGTCCCACCAAGTATATCGCTATTAAACAAATAGACAAAGATAGAGTTGAGGAAAAGGAGATTCAGAAAGAGAAGCGGATACTGCAAATGGCGAGCGGCAGTCCCTTCCTATGTCAGGGACTTGCTGCCTTCCAGTCCCAG GAGCACGCCTATCTAGTCATGGAGTACGTACCAGGGGGTACTCTCAAATCCTACATGACTGGGAGGGAAAGTCTGCCCCTAGCTCAAGCAAG GTTCTTTTCAGCAAGCCTTGTTTGTGGGATCCAATTTCTCCATTCCTGCGGGATACTTCATGG GGATCTGAAGCCAGGCAATATTCTCCTGGATGCCAAGGGCTGTGTCAAAATAGCCGATTTTGGCCTCTCAAAAGAGAATATTTTTACACATACCACAACCAAAGGACTAGCTGGAACACCGCATTACATGGCACCAGAG ATACTAAGCTACAAAAGGTACGGTCAACCAGCAGACTGGTGGTCATTTGGCATCATTCTCTGCCGCATGATCACTgggcagtatccctttaataagaaGCTTGGCAGGGTGGAGTATATAAAGAAAGTATTAAGCTCTAACCCGTGCTACCCAGCCTGGCTGTGGAGTGATCCTAAAGATCTCTTGAACAAG CTCCTGGAAAAGGACACTTATACACGCGGTGTGATGGGGAGGCATATTCGGGTGCACCCCTTCTACAGAGACATTAATTGGGAAGACCTAGAGAAGGGGGAAGTGAGCTGTCCATTCTTGGCATTTCTA ACACGGGATCTAGATACAGAAACCTCGGAAAGTAGTTTTTCTTTTTGA